From the genome of Thiovibrio frasassiensis:
GGTGGCCACCTGGGAAATCGGGATATGGGTGCCGTCCCGCAGGGGTACCAGGATGCGGTGCAGGGATTGCAGGTCGTTGCGGTAGTCGCGCAGGTAGCGGATGTTCACCGGATAGCGCTCCAGTCCTTCCACGGTCTGGGTGATATTCATCCCCCCCACCGCCGACTGGATGATGTCTTGCACCTCGCCCACCGTAAGGCCGTAGCGGGCCGCGGCCGCCCGGTCGACATTGAAATCGAGATAGTTGCCGCCCACCACCCGTTCCGAATAGGCGCTCAAGGTGCCTGGCAGGGTGGAGATCAGCGCCTCGATCTCCTCGCCGATGCGGCTGAGCTCGTTGAGATCGTTGCCCATGACCTTGATGCCCACCGGGGTCTTGATGCCGGTGGAGAGCATGTCGATCCGGGTTTTGATCGGCATGGTCCAGGCATTGGTCAAGCCGGGAAACTGGATCGCGTTATTGAGCCGTTCGATGAGCTGTTCCGGGGTCATCCTTTTTTGGTCCGGCCAGAGCAGGCGGAAGGGCTTTTGTAGCCAGCTCGGCCAATCGCTGTAAAAACGGGGGACCTCCACGGTGCGCCACTGCTCTTCTGGTTTCAGGGTGATGGTGGTTTCCAGCATGGACAAGGGGGCCGGATCGGTGGCGGTCTCCGCCCTGCCGATCTTGCCGAAGACCCGCTCCACCTCGGGAAAGGCGGCGATGATCCGGTCGGTCTGCTGGAGCACTTCCTTGGCCTTGGTGATGGAGATGCCCGGCATGGTGGTGGGCATATAGAGCAGGTCGCCTTCATAGAGGGGCGGCATGAACTCGGAGCCCATCCGGCTGATGGGCCAGGCAATGGAAGCGATCAGGAGCAGGGCCACCAGGATGGTCCCCTTCCGCTGGCGGAGGACAAAATCGACCACCGGATGGTAGACCCGGATCAACAGGCGGTTGACGGGGTTGGCGTGTTCCGGCTTAATCTTGCCGCGGATGAACCAGCCCATGAGCACCGGCACCAGGGTTACCGAGAGCAGGGCCGCCGCGCCCATGGCGTAGGTTTTGGTGAAGGCCAGGGGCTTGAAGAGCCTGCCGGACTGCTCCTGCAGGGTGAAGACCGGCAGGAAGGAGACGGTGATGACCAGCAGGGAGTAGAAGAGGGTGGGACCCACCTCTTGGGCCGAGGCCAAGATGATCTCCCAGTGCGGTTTTTTGCCCCGGTCCCGCTCCAGATGTTTGTGGGCGTTTTCGATCATAATGATGGCGGCGTCGATCATGGCGCCGATGGCGATGGCAATGCCGCCCAGGCTCATGATATTGGCGTTGATCCCCTGGGCGTGCATGATGATGAAGGCCATGAGGATCGCCACCGGCAGGGTGAAGATGGCGACAAAGGCGCTGGGCAGATGGAAGAGAAAGAGCGCCGTCACCAGGGCGACCACAATGCTCTCCTCAAGGAGCTTTTCCTTGAGGGTGCTCACCGCATGCTTGATCAGACCGGAGCGGTCATAGGCCGTTTTGATCCGGACGCCTTCGGGCAGTCCTGCCTGCAGGGCGGCAATCTTCTTTTTAACGTTTTCGATCACGGTCAGGGCATTGCCGCCGAAGCGCATCACGACAATCCCGCCCACCGCCTCGCCTTTGCCGTCAAGTTCGCTCACCCCGCGGCGCAGTTCCGGCCCGATGCGGACCTCGGCCAGATCCTTGACCAGGACCGGGGTGCCCAACCGATCGGTGGAAACCACCACCTGTTCAATGTCGGTCACCGATTTGATGTAGCCTAAGCCTCGGACCATGAATTCGGACTCGCCCATCTCCACCAAGCGGCCGCCCACATCGTTGTTGCTCTGCTGGATGGCCTTCCGGATCTGCGGGATAGTGATGTGGTAGGCCAGCAAGCGGTTGGGATCCACGGAAACCTGGTACTGCTTCACGTAGCCGCCGATGCTGGCCACTTCGGAAACCCCTTCCACCGCAGCGAGCTCGTAGCGCAGATACCAGTCCTGGATGGAGCGGAGCTGCTGCAGGTCGTGGCGATCGCTTTCCAGCACGTATTCGTAGACC
Proteins encoded in this window:
- a CDS encoding efflux RND transporter permease subunit, with amino-acid sequence MLTKIIEWSINNKFMVILLTALLIVGGGYALKNTPIDAIPDLSDVQVIVFTEYAGQAPQVVEDQVTYPLTTQMLAVPHAKVVRGYSFFGFSFVYVIFDDGTDIYWARSRVLEYLNYASKKLPQGVTPSLGPDATGVGWVYEYVLESDRHDLQQLRSIQDWYLRYELAAVEGVSEVASIGGYVKQYQVSVDPNRLLAYHITIPQIRKAIQQSNNDVGGRLVEMGESEFMVRGLGYIKSVTDIEQVVVSTDRLGTPVLVKDLAEVRIGPELRRGVSELDGKGEAVGGIVVMRFGGNALTVIENVKKKIAALQAGLPEGVRIKTAYDRSGLIKHAVSTLKEKLLEESIVVALVTALFLFHLPSAFVAIFTLPVAILMAFIIMHAQGINANIMSLGGIAIAIGAMIDAAIIMIENAHKHLERDRGKKPHWEIILASAQEVGPTLFYSLLVITVSFLPVFTLQEQSGRLFKPLAFTKTYAMGAAALLSVTLVPVLMGWFIRGKIKPEHANPVNRLLIRVYHPVVDFVLRQRKGTILVALLLIASIAWPISRMGSEFMPPLYEGDLLYMPTTMPGISITKAKEVLQQTDRIIAAFPEVERVFGKIGRAETATDPAPLSMLETTITLKPEEQWRTVEVPRFYSDWPSWLQKPFRLLWPDQKRMTPEQLIERLNNAIQFPGLTNAWTMPIKTRIDMLSTGIKTPVGIKVMGNDLNELSRIGEEIEALISTLPGTLSAYSERVVGGNYLDFNVDRAAAARYGLTVGEVQDIIQSAVGGMNITQTVEGLERYPVNIRYLRDYRNDLQSLHRILVPLRDGTHIPISQVATISMHKGPPAIKSENARRTAWVYVDITGIDIGTYVKQAQAAVAAKIKLPPGYSIVWSGQFEYMQSAKERLVVIIPLTILLIFVIIYLNTKSLVKTAIVFLAVPFSLVGAFWFLYLLGYHTSVAVWVGIIALAGLDAETGVVMLLYLDISYKLWGDADRMRTRGDLVQAIHHGAVKRIRPKIMTISVIIAGLLPIMWSHGAGADVMKRIAAPMVGGVVTSGVMELLVYPVIFFLWRSRKLQDSMTATAEEEVEGA